A single window of Streptomyces aquilus DNA harbors:
- a CDS encoding M1 family metallopeptidase, with translation MLLTPHARTPRRLKAAALLASAVSVCLVAASAPAAPLGVGDRLFPHLGNPGYDVASYDLSFTYPGSNSEPLQAVTTIDAWTTTPLDRINLDFAHGEVESVEVDGEPASFADAGEDLVVTPEEALPSGSWMRITVKHTSDPVSAEDRDGGWVRTTDGLAMANQADAAHLVFPCNDHPSDKAMFTIRITAPDGYTAVANGLPTGVDRAAGATTWTYRTQHPMATELAQVSIGRSTVLHREGPHGLPVRDVVPTKHRKALEPWLEKTPDQISWMESKVGRYPFETYGLLMADADTGFELETQTLSLFERELFTEPAYPKWYVESIMVHELAHQWFGDSVAPASWSDLWLNEGHATWYEALYAEEKAGKSMEARMKAAYGASDRWRAAGGPPAAPKAPDPGQKISIFRPNVYDGAALALYALRQEIGRETFERLERVWVSRHEDGTATTADFVALASEMSGRDLDGFFQDWLYGEKTPPMPGHPDWKSVAPAAKRHGE, from the coding sequence ATGCTGCTCACCCCCCACGCCAGGACGCCCCGGCGGCTCAAGGCGGCCGCGCTGCTCGCCTCCGCCGTCTCCGTCTGCCTCGTCGCCGCGAGCGCCCCCGCCGCCCCGCTGGGTGTCGGCGACCGCCTCTTCCCGCACCTCGGCAACCCCGGATACGACGTGGCGTCGTACGACCTCTCCTTCACCTATCCCGGCTCCAACAGCGAGCCGCTCCAGGCCGTCACCACCATCGACGCCTGGACGACCACCCCACTGGACCGCATCAACCTCGACTTCGCGCACGGCGAGGTCGAGTCCGTCGAGGTCGACGGCGAGCCGGCGTCCTTCGCCGATGCCGGCGAGGACCTGGTGGTCACGCCCGAGGAGGCGCTGCCCAGCGGCAGCTGGATGCGGATCACCGTGAAGCACACCAGCGACCCGGTGTCCGCCGAGGACCGGGACGGCGGCTGGGTACGGACCACCGACGGGCTCGCCATGGCCAACCAGGCCGACGCCGCCCACCTGGTCTTCCCGTGCAACGACCACCCCTCCGACAAGGCGATGTTCACCATCCGGATCACCGCGCCCGACGGCTACACCGCCGTCGCCAACGGGCTGCCGACCGGCGTGGACCGGGCCGCCGGGGCGACCACCTGGACGTACCGCACCCAGCACCCCATGGCCACCGAGCTCGCCCAGGTGTCCATCGGCCGCTCCACGGTGCTGCACCGCGAGGGTCCGCACGGACTGCCGGTCCGCGACGTCGTGCCCACCAAGCACCGCAAGGCGCTCGAACCCTGGCTGGAGAAGACCCCCGACCAGATCTCCTGGATGGAGAGCAAGGTCGGCCGCTACCCCTTCGAGACGTACGGCCTGCTCATGGCCGACGCCGACACCGGCTTCGAACTCGAGACACAGACGCTCTCTCTCTTCGAGAGAGAGCTCTTCACCGAGCCCGCCTACCCGAAGTGGTACGTCGAGTCGATCATGGTGCACGAGCTGGCCCACCAGTGGTTCGGCGACAGCGTCGCCCCGGCCTCGTGGTCCGACCTGTGGCTCAACGAGGGGCACGCCACCTGGTACGAGGCCCTGTACGCCGAGGAGAAGGCCGGCAAGTCCATGGAGGCGCGGATGAAGGCGGCGTACGGCGCCTCCGACCGCTGGCGCGCGGCCGGCGGCCCGCCCGCCGCCCCCAAGGCGCCCGACCCCGGCCAGAAGATCAGCATCTTCCGCCCCAACGTCTACGACGGCGCCGCGCTCGCCCTGTACGCCCTGCGCCAGGAGATCGGCCGCGAGACCTTCGAGCGCCTGGAACGGGTCTGGGTGAGCCGCCACGAGGACGGCACCGCCACGACCGCGGACTTCGTCGCCCTCGCCTCCGAGATGTCCGGGCGCGACCTCGACGGGTTCTTCCAGGACTGGCTGTACGGCGAGAAGACCCCGCCGATGCCGGGCCACCCGGACTGGAAGTCCGTCGCACCGGCGGCGAAGCGGCACGGCGAATAA
- the hflX gene encoding GTPase HflX has translation MTSSSSFSQDEQRFAHTYPEGLRADALMEEDVAWSHEIDGERDGDQFDRSERAALRRVAGLSTELEDVTEVEYRQLRLERVVLVGVWTSGTAQDSENSLAELAALAETAGALVLDGVIQRRDKPDAATYIGSGKATELRDIVLETGADTVICDGELSPGQLIHLEDVVKVKVIDRTALILDIFAQHAKSREGKAQVALAQMQYMLPRLRGWGQSLSRQMGGGKGGGLATRGPGETKIETDRRRIREKMAKMRREIAEMKTGREIKRQERKRNKVPSVAIAGYTNAGKSSLLNRLTGAGVLVENALFATLDPTVRRAETPSGRLYTLADTVGFVRHLPHHLVEAFRSTMEEVGESDLILHVVDGSHPNPEEQLLAVREVIRDVGAVDVPEIVVINKADAADPLTLQRLMRIEKRSIAVSARTGQGIAELLALIDNELPRPSVEIEALVPYTLGKLVARAHSEGEVISEEHTPEGTLLKVRVHEELAADLAPYVPAPAA, from the coding sequence ATGACCTCCTCTTCATCCTTTTCCCAGGACGAGCAGCGCTTCGCGCACACATACCCCGAAGGCCTTCGGGCCGATGCCCTGATGGAAGAGGACGTCGCCTGGAGCCACGAGATCGACGGAGAGCGGGACGGCGACCAGTTCGACCGCTCCGAGCGCGCGGCTCTGCGCCGTGTGGCGGGCCTCTCCACCGAGCTCGAGGACGTCACCGAGGTCGAGTACCGACAGCTCCGTCTGGAGCGGGTCGTGCTCGTCGGCGTCTGGACCTCGGGGACCGCGCAGGACTCGGAGAACTCCCTCGCGGAGCTCGCCGCCCTCGCGGAGACCGCGGGCGCGCTCGTGCTGGACGGCGTGATCCAGCGCCGCGACAAGCCCGACGCGGCCACCTACATCGGCTCCGGCAAGGCCACCGAGCTGCGGGACATCGTCCTCGAAACGGGCGCGGACACTGTCATCTGCGACGGTGAGCTCAGCCCGGGCCAGCTCATCCACCTCGAAGACGTCGTCAAGGTCAAGGTCATCGACCGTACGGCCCTGATCCTCGACATCTTCGCCCAGCACGCCAAGTCCCGAGAGGGCAAGGCACAGGTCGCGCTCGCGCAGATGCAGTACATGCTGCCGAGGCTCCGGGGCTGGGGTCAGTCGCTGTCCCGTCAGATGGGCGGCGGCAAGGGCGGCGGCCTCGCCACCCGTGGTCCCGGTGAGACCAAGATCGAGACGGACCGGCGTCGGATCCGCGAGAAGATGGCGAAGATGCGCCGGGAGATCGCGGAGATGAAGACCGGCCGCGAGATCAAGCGCCAGGAGCGCAAGCGCAACAAGGTGCCGTCCGTCGCCATCGCGGGCTACACCAACGCCGGCAAGTCCTCCCTGCTCAACCGCCTGACCGGCGCCGGTGTCCTGGTCGAGAACGCCCTGTTCGCGACCCTGGACCCGACCGTCCGCCGCGCGGAGACCCCGAGCGGGCGCCTGTACACCCTGGCCGACACCGTCGGCTTCGTACGGCATCTGCCGCACCACCTGGTCGAGGCGTTCCGCTCCACCATGGAGGAGGTCGGCGAGTCCGACCTGATCCTGCACGTGGTGGACGGCTCGCACCCGAACCCGGAGGAGCAGCTGCTCGCCGTGCGCGAGGTGATCAGGGACGTCGGCGCGGTCGATGTCCCCGAGATCGTCGTGATCAACAAGGCGGACGCGGCGGACCCGCTGACCCTCCAGCGGCTGATGCGGATCGAGAAGCGTTCCATCGCGGTCTCGGCCCGTACCGGCCAGGGCATCGCGGAACTGCTCGCGCTCATCGACAACGAGCTGCCGCGGCCCTCGGTCGAGATCGAGGCGCTCGTGCCGTACACGCTCGGCAAGCTCGTCGCCCGCGCCCACTCCGAGGGCGAGGTGATCTCCGAGGAGCACACCCCGGAGGGCACCCTGCTCAAGGTGCGGGTGCACGAGGAACTGGCGGCGGATCTCGCGCCGTACGTTCCGGCGCCGGCGGCGTAA
- a CDS encoding trypsin-like serine peptidase, whose amino-acid sequence MRSTRTSRTSSKRRRSTLAATGLVAALALTATACNGSDEASDKPGATTSQAADSGNDKIQIPADIADKLKKHGIDVDDWKDGGWKNWDKDKWLSEAKDFVNPVIDGLWKPERMKSAKEANKTYSTKDAAADTGVTDPDPLPVEASAEKTPYHENAAPVGKIFFDTPEGHAVCSGTVVKDVNHPGKSNLVWTAGHCVHAGSGGGWYRNIMFVPAYNDYGKSEAELTNSNPTEIAPYGQWWADWASTSNEWIAGGSETGGDGAAYDYSVLHVKPESGAKSLEETVGAALDIDFSAPSATEVAKMGAWGYPQAAPYNGLKMFKCIDRPGRLSLSTTLPTMYRIGCTMTGGSSGGGWFRVVDGETKLVSNTSIGPADNTWLAGPQLGATAEAIYQNMSKTYGGK is encoded by the coding sequence ATGCGTTCCACACGTACGTCCCGTACGTCTTCCAAGCGGCGCCGCAGCACGCTCGCCGCCACCGGTCTGGTCGCCGCCCTGGCGCTGACCGCGACGGCCTGCAACGGCTCGGACGAGGCGAGCGACAAGCCCGGGGCCACCACCTCCCAGGCGGCCGACAGCGGCAACGACAAGATCCAGATCCCGGCCGACATCGCCGACAAGCTCAAGAAGCACGGCATCGACGTCGACGACTGGAAGGACGGCGGCTGGAAGAACTGGGACAAGGACAAGTGGCTCAGTGAGGCCAAGGACTTCGTCAACCCGGTCATCGACGGCCTGTGGAAGCCGGAGCGGATGAAGTCCGCGAAGGAGGCCAACAAGACGTACTCGACGAAGGACGCGGCGGCCGACACGGGCGTCACCGACCCGGACCCGCTGCCCGTCGAGGCGTCCGCGGAGAAGACGCCGTACCACGAGAACGCGGCCCCGGTCGGCAAGATCTTCTTCGACACCCCCGAAGGGCACGCCGTCTGCTCGGGCACGGTCGTCAAGGACGTCAACCACCCCGGCAAGTCCAACCTGGTGTGGACGGCGGGCCACTGCGTGCACGCGGGCAGCGGCGGCGGCTGGTACCGCAACATCATGTTCGTCCCGGCCTACAACGACTACGGCAAGTCCGAGGCGGAGCTGACGAACTCCAACCCCACGGAGATCGCACCGTACGGCCAGTGGTGGGCGGACTGGGCCTCCACCTCGAACGAGTGGATCGCGGGCGGCTCGGAGACCGGCGGTGACGGGGCGGCGTACGACTACTCGGTGCTGCACGTGAAGCCGGAGTCCGGCGCCAAGTCGCTGGAGGAGACGGTCGGCGCCGCGCTGGACATCGACTTCTCCGCTCCCTCCGCCACCGAGGTCGCCAAGATGGGCGCCTGGGGCTACCCGCAGGCGGCCCCGTACAACGGCCTGAAGATGTTCAAGTGCATCGACCGGCCGGGCCGTCTCTCGCTGAGCACGACGCTGCCGACGATGTACCGCATCGGCTGCACCATGACCGGCGGTTCGTCGGGCGGCGGCTGGTTCCGGGTGGTCGACGGTGAGACCAAGCTGGTCTCGAACACGTCGATCGGCCCGGCCGACAACACCTGGCTGGCGGGCCCGCAGCTGGGCGCGACCGCCGAGGCGATCTACCAGAACATGAGCAAGACGTACGGCGGCAAGTAG
- a CDS encoding trypsin-like serine peptidase gives MRSTRPSFTVRRERGARRRTSPVLAAVALASALALTATACESGDDQAGGSASASASSDGKITIPDDIKDRLKEHGIDIDKWKDGAWKDWSKDDWLREAQDFVNPIIEGLWDPDRMRGAEDPDQGKGVDDSDISGDQGVTDPEPGPVDAKAVSATYHDSVPVAGKVFFDSPEGTMVCSATVVQDPANPGKSNMVWTAGHCVHAGKEGGWYRNIAFVPSYNNDALSVAELAKASREEVAPYGVWWGDWAQTSDQWIEQGGETGGDGASYDFAVIHVTPEKGGSGKSLEETVGSALPVNFNAPAAAKIQSLTATGYPAAAPFDGETMYQCQDKPGRLSIKASDPTMYRIGCTMTGGSSGGGWVATGSDGKPALVSNTSIGPVTAGWLAGPRLGDVAKGVYDSVSEKFAGQ, from the coding sequence ATGCGATCCACAAGGCCGTCGTTCACCGTCCGCCGGGAAAGGGGCGCGCGCCGCAGAACCTCCCCCGTGCTGGCCGCCGTCGCCCTCGCTTCGGCGCTCGCGCTCACCGCCACCGCCTGCGAGTCGGGCGACGACCAGGCAGGGGGCAGCGCCTCCGCGTCGGCTTCCTCCGACGGGAAGATCACGATCCCGGACGACATCAAGGACCGGCTCAAGGAGCACGGGATCGATATCGACAAGTGGAAGGACGGCGCCTGGAAGGACTGGAGCAAGGACGACTGGCTGCGCGAGGCCCAGGACTTCGTCAACCCGATCATCGAGGGCCTGTGGGACCCGGACCGGATGCGCGGCGCCGAGGACCCGGACCAGGGCAAGGGTGTCGACGACAGCGACATCTCCGGGGACCAGGGTGTGACCGACCCGGAGCCGGGGCCAGTGGACGCCAAGGCCGTGTCGGCTACGTACCATGACAGCGTCCCCGTGGCGGGCAAGGTGTTCTTCGACTCCCCCGAGGGCACGATGGTCTGCTCGGCGACGGTCGTGCAGGACCCGGCCAACCCCGGCAAGTCCAACATGGTGTGGACGGCGGGCCATTGCGTGCACGCGGGCAAGGAGGGCGGCTGGTACCGGAACATCGCCTTCGTGCCGTCGTACAACAACGACGCCCTGTCCGTGGCGGAGTTGGCGAAGGCCTCCCGGGAGGAGGTCGCTCCGTACGGTGTCTGGTGGGGTGACTGGGCGCAGACCTCGGACCAGTGGATCGAGCAGGGCGGTGAGACGGGCGGGGACGGTGCCTCGTACGACTTCGCGGTCATCCATGTGACGCCGGAGAAGGGTGGCTCGGGCAAGTCCCTGGAGGAGACGGTCGGTTCGGCCCTGCCGGTGAACTTCAACGCCCCGGCGGCGGCGAAGATCCAGAGCCTGACGGCGACGGGGTACCCGGCGGCGGCGCCGTTCGACGGCGAGACGATGTACCAGTGCCAGGACAAGCCGGGGCGCCTGTCGATCAAGGCGTCGGACCCGACGATGTACCGCATCGGCTGCACCATGACGGGTGGTTCGTCGGGCGGCGGCTGGGTCGCGACCGGGTCGGACGGCAAGCCGGCGCTGGTCTCCAACACCTCGATCGGCCCGGTGACGGCAGGATGGCTGGCCGGACCGCGGCTGGGTGACGTGGCCAAGGGCGTGTACGACTCGGTCAGCGAGAAGTTCGCCGGCCAGTGA
- a CDS encoding aminotransferase class III-fold pyridoxal phosphate-dependent enzyme, with protein sequence MAEALHGGYVSEGILRRQSAREPAARTYPRALPIVPVRARGLTIEGADGRRYLDCCSGAGTLALGHNHPVVLEAIRKVLDSGAPLHALGLATPVEDAFRTELFRTLPPGLADHARVQFCGPADTDAVEAAYRLVRAATGRTGMLAFTGARHGMTDVALTAAGDPAAVRAARLPYPQDYRCPFGVGGAQGAELAARWTESVLDDPASGANGAAGMIVEPVQSEGGVIPAPDAWLRRLRRLTADRSIPLIADETRTGVGRTGAFWAVEHSGITPDVMVLSKAIGGSLPLAAVVYRDDLAAHQPAAPAGAFRGNQLAMAAGTATLAHVRENHLAERASLLGARMLAHLRSLQGRFACVGDVRGRGLMLGVELVEPVEREVGGAVGVWGGVGDRGVGTGTGTGTGGDCASWGVGAGPGADEGAGAGAGVGAGARAGVGNGVGAGGGGAGVGGVDSAVGPGLAAPELAVAVQRECLRRGLIVELGGPRGNVVRLLPPLTITDEQAEAVLDRLSDAVEAAAHDHTSRGERRSGQRPQPKRRRLAQRLERELVQHSPPHQRDRPDGPDRPCRPDQPDHPDQ encoded by the coding sequence GTGGCCGAGGCTCTGCACGGCGGATACGTGTCCGAGGGGATCCTGCGGCGCCAGTCGGCGCGCGAGCCGGCGGCGCGCACCTACCCGCGCGCCCTCCCGATCGTGCCCGTGCGGGCGCGCGGGCTGACCATCGAGGGCGCGGACGGTCGCCGCTACCTCGACTGCTGCTCCGGCGCGGGGACCCTGGCCCTCGGGCACAACCACCCCGTCGTGCTGGAGGCGATCCGCAAGGTGCTCGACTCCGGCGCGCCACTGCACGCCCTGGGCCTCGCGACCCCTGTCGAGGACGCCTTCCGCACCGAGCTGTTCCGCACCCTGCCGCCAGGTCTCGCCGACCACGCGCGCGTGCAGTTCTGCGGGCCGGCCGACACGGATGCCGTGGAGGCCGCGTACAGGCTCGTCAGGGCGGCGACCGGGCGCACGGGGATGCTCGCCTTCACCGGCGCCCGCCACGGCATGACCGACGTGGCTCTGACGGCCGCGGGGGACCCGGCAGCCGTACGGGCCGCACGGCTGCCCTACCCGCAGGACTACCGCTGCCCTTTCGGCGTCGGCGGCGCACAGGGCGCCGAACTCGCCGCCCGCTGGACGGAGTCCGTCCTCGACGACCCCGCCTCGGGCGCGAACGGTGCCGCCGGGATGATCGTCGAACCCGTTCAGAGCGAGGGCGGAGTGATCCCGGCGCCGGACGCCTGGCTGCGGCGTCTGCGCCGGCTCACGGCCGACCGGTCCATCCCGCTCATCGCCGACGAGACCCGAACGGGAGTCGGCCGCACCGGCGCCTTCTGGGCCGTGGAGCACAGCGGGATCACTCCCGACGTGATGGTGCTGTCCAAGGCCATCGGAGGCAGCCTCCCGCTCGCGGCCGTGGTCTACCGCGACGACCTCGCTGCCCATCAACCCGCCGCCCCCGCAGGCGCGTTCCGCGGCAACCAACTCGCCATGGCCGCAGGAACGGCCACCCTCGCCCACGTCCGCGAGAACCACCTCGCGGAACGCGCCTCCCTCCTGGGAGCCCGCATGCTCGCCCATCTCCGCTCCCTGCAAGGACGGTTCGCGTGTGTGGGGGACGTGCGGGGGCGGGGGCTGATGCTCGGGGTGGAGCTGGTGGAGCCGGTGGAGCGGGAGGTTGGGGGCGCGGTCGGTGTGTGGGGTGGGGTGGGGGACCGTGGGGTGGGAACGGGGACGGGAACGGGAACGGGGGGCGATTGTGCGTCGTGGGGTGTGGGCGCGGGTCCGGGGGCGGATGAGGGGGCCGGTGCGGGTGCGGGGGTCGGTGCGGGTGCGCGGGCCGGTGTCGGCAATGGCGTCGGTGCAGGTGGGGGCGGCGCTGGTGTGGGCGGGGTCGACTCCGCCGTCGGCCCTGGACTCGCCGCTCCCGAACTTGCCGTCGCCGTACAGCGGGAGTGCCTGCGCCGCGGTCTGATCGTCGAGCTCGGCGGACCCAGGGGGAATGTCGTCCGCCTCCTCCCGCCGCTGACCATCACTGACGAGCAGGCGGAGGCGGTGCTCGACCGCTTGTCCGACGCGGTGGAAGCCGCCGCCCATGACCACACTTCGCGCGGGGAGAGACGGTCGGGACAGCGCCCGCAACCGAAGCGGAGGCGGCTGGCGCAGCGGCTTGAGCGAGAGCTGGTGCAGCACTCGCCACCGCATCAGCGAGATCGCCCAGATGGCCCAGATCGCCCATGTCGCCCAGATCAACCAGATCATCCAGATCAATGA
- a CDS encoding IucA/IucC family protein, which translates to MSHPRPPAPHLNADWLRGATADPLDHPDPHTAAESAAVENLLRCWVREADLPAPTHGTLRIPLLASGTALLAPVHYWSPTGWHRFGPPKLAGAPEQSPPLDAVTLAALLAREPSEDRPADTSSTSAGTPSAPATTVGAQPATTVGTQPATTVGTHPDATVGAQPATTLGTHPDATAGTRPAAAATATDGTDLVARVADSVRRTASFIRERREHPLEEPDLFLAAEQALVLGHPLHPTPKSREGLTDTEARLYSPELRGAFPLHWIAVAPSLLATDSAWTERGRLIPAPQLTARLAGSGLPLPDGHAALPLHPWQLREVRHDPATAALFDAGLLRDLGTHGSPWHPTSSVRTLHRPGASAMPKLSLGLRITNSRRQNLRKELHRGVEVHRLLRSGLAKQWQAVHPGFDIVRDPAWLAVDGPDGRPVPGLDVMIRHNPFSPADDVSCIAGLVAPRPSAGPTGAGAGPAVDQPAMRSRLAEVVTRLASRTGRPLGAVAAEWFLRYLEQVVRPVLWFDAEAGIALEAHQQNTLVLLDGDGWPVGGRYRDNQGYYFRDSRRAELDARLSGIGEQSDTFVSDEVTDERFAYYLAINNVLGLIGAFGSQRLADERLLLAAFRRFLGDVASGPARLRTTLPARLLDSPVLRCKANLLTRLHGLDELVGPVDTQSVYVTIANPLHT; encoded by the coding sequence ATGAGCCACCCGCGTCCACCGGCGCCCCACCTGAACGCCGACTGGTTGCGCGGCGCCACAGCGGACCCCCTGGACCATCCCGACCCGCACACCGCCGCCGAGTCCGCCGCCGTGGAGAACCTGCTGCGCTGCTGGGTACGCGAAGCCGACCTCCCCGCCCCCACCCACGGGACCCTCCGCATCCCGCTCCTCGCCAGCGGAACGGCCCTGCTGGCCCCCGTCCACTACTGGTCACCGACGGGCTGGCACCGCTTCGGCCCACCGAAACTGGCCGGCGCCCCCGAACAGTCGCCGCCTCTCGACGCCGTGACCCTCGCCGCGCTGCTGGCGAGAGAGCCCTCAGAAGACCGCCCGGCGGACACGTCCTCCACGTCTGCCGGCACACCCTCCGCCCCCGCCACCACGGTCGGAGCTCAGCCCGCCACCACGGTCGGGACTCAGCCCGCCACCACGGTCGGGACTCACCCCGACGCTACGGTCGGAGCTCAGCCCGCCACCACGCTCGGGACCCATCCCGACGCTACGGCCGGAACTCGTCCCGCGGCCGCGGCCACAGCCACAGACGGCACCGACCTCGTGGCCCGCGTCGCTGACTCCGTGCGCCGTACCGCCAGCTTCATCCGCGAGCGCAGGGAGCATCCTTTGGAGGAGCCCGACCTGTTCCTCGCGGCCGAACAGGCTCTGGTGCTCGGCCATCCCCTGCACCCCACACCGAAGAGCCGCGAGGGCCTGACCGACACCGAAGCGCGGCTGTACTCACCCGAGTTGCGCGGTGCCTTCCCCTTGCACTGGATCGCTGTCGCCCCCTCCCTCCTGGCCACCGACTCGGCCTGGACCGAGCGCGGACGCCTCATTCCCGCCCCTCAACTCACCGCACGTCTAGCCGGATCGGGGCTACCGCTCCCCGACGGTCACGCGGCTCTGCCACTGCACCCTTGGCAGTTGCGGGAGGTCCGGCACGACCCCGCGACCGCCGCACTGTTCGACGCCGGACTGCTCCGCGATCTCGGAACGCACGGCTCTCCCTGGCACCCCACCTCCTCCGTACGCACCCTCCACCGGCCCGGCGCGTCAGCCATGCCCAAACTGTCGCTCGGCCTGCGCATCACCAACTCCCGTCGTCAGAACCTCCGCAAAGAACTCCATCGAGGCGTCGAGGTCCACCGGCTGCTGCGCAGCGGACTCGCCAAGCAGTGGCAGGCCGTGCACCCCGGCTTCGACATCGTCCGCGATCCGGCCTGGCTGGCCGTCGACGGACCGGACGGCAGGCCTGTGCCGGGCCTCGACGTGATGATCCGGCACAACCCCTTCTCCCCTGCTGACGATGTCTCGTGCATCGCCGGACTCGTGGCGCCAAGGCCTTCCGCTGGGCCGACCGGTGCCGGTGCGGGGCCGGCCGTGGACCAGCCGGCCATGCGATCCCGGCTGGCCGAGGTCGTCACCCGCCTCGCGAGCCGCACGGGGCGACCTTTGGGCGCCGTCGCCGCCGAGTGGTTCCTGCGCTACTTGGAGCAGGTGGTGCGCCCGGTGCTGTGGTTCGACGCGGAGGCCGGCATCGCCCTGGAGGCACATCAGCAGAACACATTGGTCCTTCTGGACGGCGACGGCTGGCCCGTGGGCGGCCGCTACCGGGACAACCAGGGCTACTACTTCCGCGACTCGCGGCGCGCCGAACTCGACGCCCGGCTGTCCGGTATCGGCGAGCAGAGTGACACCTTCGTCTCCGACGAGGTCACCGACGAACGTTTCGCGTACTACCTCGCCATCAACAACGTCCTCGGGCTCATCGGTGCCTTCGGTTCCCAACGCCTCGCCGACGAACGTCTGTTGCTCGCCGCCTTCCGCCGTTTTCTGGGCGATGTCGCCTCCGGACCCGCTCGACTGCGCACGACGCTGCCCGCCCGCCTGCTGGATTCACCGGTCCTGCGCTGCAAGGCCAACCTCCTGACCCGACTGCACGGACTCGACGAACTCGTCGGCCCGGTCGACACCCAGTCCGTCTACGTCACCATCGCCAACCCCCTTCACACCTGA
- a CDS encoding GNAT family N-acetyltransferase, with protein sequence MPSTDASANATTAPAPTVDAGAAAGTDLGPVEALGTDCEDTLELRLPDAFLALIAEEAADADAEPGGEGSRAQFSAGAPHRDDLLDGVADWGPVNTPVGVFHLVPVHAERDLPLLGRWMNDPAVAEFWELAGPQNRTEDHVRSQLSGDGRSVPCLGMLDGTAMSYWEIYRADLDAVARHYPARPHDTGIHLLIGAAADRGRGLGSALLRAVADLALDKRPACARVIAEPDLRNIPSVSAFLSAGFRFSAEIDLPEKRAALMVRDRSLRDVL encoded by the coding sequence GTGCCGTCCACCGACGCGAGCGCCAACGCCACCACCGCCCCCGCCCCGACCGTCGATGCCGGTGCGGCCGCCGGCACCGACCTCGGTCCGGTCGAGGCCTTGGGCACGGACTGTGAGGACACGCTCGAACTGCGCCTGCCCGACGCATTCCTCGCCCTCATCGCCGAGGAGGCCGCCGATGCGGATGCGGAACCGGGCGGTGAAGGGAGCCGGGCGCAGTTCAGCGCGGGCGCCCCGCACCGCGACGACCTCCTCGACGGAGTGGCCGACTGGGGCCCGGTGAACACACCCGTGGGCGTGTTCCACCTCGTTCCCGTACATGCCGAGCGGGATCTTCCGCTCCTCGGCCGTTGGATGAACGACCCCGCCGTCGCGGAGTTCTGGGAGCTGGCCGGGCCCCAGAACCGGACGGAGGACCATGTGCGATCCCAGCTCTCCGGCGACGGGCGCAGCGTGCCCTGTCTCGGCATGCTGGACGGCACGGCCATGAGCTACTGGGAGATCTACCGGGCCGACCTCGATGCCGTGGCCCGCCACTATCCCGCCCGACCTCATGACACCGGAATCCACCTCCTCATCGGAGCCGCCGCCGACCGCGGCCGAGGGCTCGGCAGCGCGCTCCTCAGAGCCGTCGCCGATCTCGCGCTGGACAAGCGGCCCGCCTGCGCACGCGTCATCGCGGAACCCGACCTTCGCAACATCCCCTCCGTCTCCGCCTTCCTCAGCGCCGGTTTCCGCTTCTCCGCCGAGATCGATCTGCCCGAGAAGCGAGCGGCCCTGATGGTCCGCGACCGGTCGCTGCGCGATGTGCTGTGA